In one Rutidosis leptorrhynchoides isolate AG116_Rl617_1_P2 chromosome 8, CSIRO_AGI_Rlap_v1, whole genome shotgun sequence genomic region, the following are encoded:
- the LOC139863110 gene encoding F-box/FBD/LRR-repeat protein At1g13570-like isoform X2: MDYNEGTFRRSNLTPEFEDDYISSMPENVITYILDRVPIQYAVRTCTLSSKWRFKWTLLSQLTFDRDFFLYLAKKGISKDFEKIVNRILLQHKGDVTKFSISLYSNSAAECISDWVMFLSRNKIKHLAIKNIVVSPCTLPTHLFSCVELKHLMLSNVSVSPMPRTFHGFPNLLSLVLIQVVFESCTYGELLTRCPLLEILNLSSDTTDNIKVFEFAKLENLRELCLPLCELGNRGMITSFDVLQHMSLFSKLQELRLDFLKCKVLVKSKERFQTLLPCIKALELYNLDFSCANMVSLAYALIMASRNARTLNISKMKQKMRMMWMIWMMRMMSVIWLI, from the exons ATGGATTATAATGAAGGGACATTCAGAAGATCCAACTTAACACCAGAATTTGAAGATGACTATATTAGCAGCATGCCTGAAAATGTGATTACTTATATTTTGGATCGTGTTCCTATTCAGTATGCGGTTAGGACTTGTACTTTGTCGAGTAAATGGAGGTTTAAATGGACTCTGCTCTCACAACTCACATTTGACAGAGACTTCTTCTTGTATTTAGCCAAAAAAGGAATTTCAAAAGACTTTGAGAAAATTGTAAATCGAATCCTCCTTCAGCATAAAGGTGACGTAACCAAATTTTCCATCTCCTTATACTCAAATTCCGCTGCCGAGTGTATTAGTGATTGGGTTATGTTCTTGTCCcgaaataaaattaagcatcttgCTATTAAAAATATTGTTGTTTCACCCTGTACTTTGCCTACCCATTTATTTTCTTGTGTAGAATTGAAACATTTGATGCTTAGTAATGTTTCCGTTTCTCCCATGCCTCGTACGTTTCATGGTTTTCCAAATCTATTGAGCTTAGTGTTGATTCAGGTGGTTTTTGAAAGTTGCACATATGGTGAACTTCTCACTCGATGTCCATTACTGGAGATACTGAATTTGTCTTCCGATACTACCGACAACATAAAAGTATTTGAGTTTGCAAAACTTGAGAATCTTAGAGAGTTGTGTTTGCCACTGTGTGAACTTGGTAATAGGGGGATGATTACAAGTTTTGATGTCCTTCAACATATGAGCTTATTTTCTAAACTTCAGGAGCTTCGTTTGGATTTTCTGAAATGCAAA GTATTGGTGAAAAGTAAAGAAAGGTTCCAGACCCTCTTACCTTGCATTAAGGCTCTTGAATTATACAACTTGGATTTTAGTTGTGCTAATATGGTATCACTAGCTTATGCGCTGATTATGGCCTCCCGGAATGCAAGGACTCTTAATATTTCA AAGATGAAGCAGAAGATGCGGATGATGTGGATGATATGGATGATGAGGATGATGTCTGTGATATGGCTGATATAG